The Musa acuminata AAA Group cultivar baxijiao chromosome BXJ1-3, Cavendish_Baxijiao_AAA, whole genome shotgun sequence genome window below encodes:
- the LOC135637347 gene encoding probable methyltransferase At1g29790, with protein MASIEEYQRRAVLKHNSICSKLKILLLVVSTNLLTVLLFSCTSLDSRWSSCGLRVHSWDSAALFHELNATRRDLSDSRTQSAELQRRLAMTSSLLQTLLAEVGRAREDMVAAADGVGGSRDEIPEELKLAMGPHKMPLGFTSNLGTDELYPALGSACFNFQKELVEYMSYEVGKECPVDEVFAQRLMLKGCEPLPRRRCHPKSPKGYVEPVPFPASLWTIPPDTSITWDAYTCKNYTCLVNRRKEKRAYDCKDCFDLKGREKVRWLHDDGGLAYGIDAVLGTKPPGTIRIGLDIGGGTGTFAARMRERNVTIVTSSMNFDGPFNSFIASRGLVPMHVSVAHRLPFFDGTLDIVHSMHVLSNWIPDTVLEFALYDIYRVLRPGGLFWLDHFFCAGTQLNSTYVPMLRHVGFNKLRWTAGRKLDRGMAKDEWYLSALLEKPMT; from the coding sequence ATGGCAAGCATCGAGGAGTACCAGAGAAGAGCAGTCCTAAAGCACAATTCGATCTGCTCGAAGCTGAAGATACTGCTTCTCGTTGTATCGACCAACTTGCTTACCGTCCTCCTCTTCTCCTGCACCTCATTGGATTCCCGATGGTCGAGCTGCGGCCTCCGAGTCCATTCGTGGGACTCCGCCGCCCTGTTCCACGAGCTCAACGCCACCCGGAGGGACCTCTCCGACAGCCGAACTCAATCTGCCGAGCTCCAGCGGCGGCTCGCCATGACGAGCTCCCTTCTGCAGACCCTCCTGGCCGAGGTCGGCCGCGCTCGAGAGGACATGGTGGCCGCAGCCGATGGCGTGGGTGGGTCGCGGGACGAGATCCCTGAGGAGCTCAAGCTCGCCATGGGGCCTCACAAGATGCCCCTCGGCTTCACTTCCAACCTCGGCACCGACGAGCTGTACCCGGCGCTCGGCTCCGCTTGCTTCAATTTCCAGAAGGAGCTCGTCGAGTACATGTCCTACGAGGTCGGGAAGGAGTGCCCCGTGGACGAAGTTTTCGCGCAGAGACTAATGCTCAAAGGGTGCGAGCCTCTGCCCCGCCGGCGGTGCCACCCGAAGTCTCCGAAAGGATACGTCGAGCCCGTGCCGTTCCCCGCCAGCCTTTGGACGATCCCGCCGGACACCAGCATCACCTGGGACGCATACACCTGCAAGAACTACACCTGCTTGGTTaacaggaggaaggagaagagggcCTACGATTGCAAGGACTGCTTCGACTTGAAAGGCCGCGAGAAGGTGCGGTGGCTGCACGACGACGGCGGCCTCGCCTACGGCATCGACGCCGTCCTGGGGACGAAACCCCCGGGGACCATCCGGATCGGGCTCGACATCGGCGGCGGCACCGGCACCTTCGCCGCCCGCATGAGGGAACGCAACGTGACCATCGTCACGAGCAGCATGAACTTCGACGGCCCCTTCAACAGCTTCATCGCCTCCAGGGGCCTCGTCCCGATGCACGTCAGCGTCGCCCACCGGCTGCCGTTCTTCGACGGCACCCTCGACATCGTGCACTCCATGCACGTCCTCAGCAACTGGATCCCCGACACGGTGCTGGAGTTCGCGCTGTACGACATCTACCGGGTGCTGAGGCCGGGGGGGCTGTTCTGGCTGGACCATTTCTTCTGCGCCGGCACGCAGCTCAACTCGACGTACGTGCCCATGCTGAGACATGTCGGGTTCAACAAGCTGCGGTGGACGGCCGGGAGGAAGCTCGACCGGGGGATGGCCAAGGACGAGTGGTACCTGTCTGCTCTGCTGGAGAAGCCCATGACCTGA